From the bacterium genome, one window contains:
- a CDS encoding DNA translocase FtsK 4TM domain-containing protein translates to MGTRQVPLVRKDRSKRSAERGQRFYDTFAIVLIALGALSLISLLLRETGFLGRALQDVLRLLFGVGAYLIPLVCWTMASIMLLGAKRFSMPSVIAGALLVFLSVISWSAHPFPGTNNWFEPNTLKAGGGYLGSAIGFMLNQALGSGTPIVIAAMFIIGLILIVDVPLVDLIRYAWHAWTIGSNASRKGAVAVGKAGAAIADKVKTNSRDRAIVGFPIDNDDDEPPKDRKADIIHRAFSKQKTEDDQADANQAAHPQGTLPNGDYNLPPITLLKEPLPSPKRIQAEINSKIEVLERTLDEFGIGANVSEIAHGPTVTRYEIQLAPGIKVSKIVSLADNLAMALAAIDVRVEAPIPGKSAIGVEVPNDNPAIVTLRECIDSPSFWNAPSRLTIVLGKDVSNTTRYADLTKMPHLLIGGATNSGKSVGLSTIISSLIYRNTPKDLRMVLIDPKRVELSLFEGIPHLMCPVVKSAKVVPGILRSVVKEMDKRYDTLARAGARNIDSFNEKVSDNEKLPYIVVVIDELADLMMQSAAEVETTICRIAQLARATGIHLIIATQRPSVDVITGTIKANISSRIAFAVASQVDSRTILDMSGADRLIGRGDMLFMPIDAAKPLRIQGCYVSDTEINALVEFWKEQETPVYTLTATETNNEREDVVDEEEDEIYPQAIRLVVSNGQASTSMLQRRFRIGYGRAARLLDIMERRGIVGPLDGPRPREILISRMEAEEILSGRGSYGDTN, encoded by the coding sequence GTGGGCACACGACAAGTGCCTTTGGTTCGCAAGGATCGCAGCAAGCGAAGCGCTGAGCGGGGGCAACGGTTTTACGATACCTTCGCAATCGTTCTTATCGCTCTTGGCGCGCTCTCACTTATCAGCCTTTTGCTTAGAGAAACTGGTTTTCTCGGTCGAGCGCTGCAAGATGTTCTTCGCCTTCTTTTTGGCGTAGGCGCTTATCTTATTCCTCTCGTTTGTTGGACTATGGCCAGTATTATGCTTTTAGGGGCCAAACGATTTTCGATGCCTTCAGTCATTGCCGGAGCTTTATTGGTCTTTCTTTCAGTCATTAGCTGGTCGGCTCACCCTTTTCCTGGCACAAATAATTGGTTTGAACCTAACACTCTAAAAGCTGGTGGTGGTTATTTAGGTTCAGCGATTGGGTTCATGTTAAACCAAGCCCTCGGTTCCGGCACGCCGATAGTCATTGCAGCAATGTTTATTATTGGCCTTATCCTGATTGTCGACGTCCCACTTGTTGACCTCATCCGTTATGCCTGGCATGCATGGACAATCGGGTCAAATGCAAGTCGTAAAGGAGCGGTGGCTGTTGGCAAAGCTGGTGCAGCGATAGCAGACAAAGTCAAAACCAATTCACGCGATAGAGCAATCGTCGGATTCCCCATTGATAACGATGATGACGAACCACCAAAAGATCGCAAGGCTGATATTATTCACCGCGCATTCTCAAAACAAAAGACAGAAGATGATCAAGCTGATGCTAATCAAGCGGCTCATCCACAAGGCACCCTCCCGAATGGCGATTACAATTTGCCGCCGATTACATTATTAAAAGAACCACTACCTTCACCAAAACGTATTCAGGCCGAAATCAATTCTAAAATCGAAGTTCTAGAGCGAACTTTAGATGAATTCGGTATCGGCGCAAACGTGAGTGAGATTGCTCATGGCCCGACTGTTACACGCTATGAAATTCAACTTGCGCCTGGGATTAAGGTCTCGAAAATTGTAAGCTTGGCAGATAACCTGGCAATGGCATTAGCTGCGATCGATGTTCGTGTTGAAGCCCCCATCCCCGGCAAGAGCGCCATCGGGGTTGAAGTTCCGAACGATAATCCTGCAATAGTAACGCTTCGGGAGTGCATCGATTCGCCCAGCTTCTGGAATGCGCCAAGCAGACTGACAATAGTATTAGGCAAGGACGTCAGCAATACCACTCGATATGCCGACCTAACTAAGATGCCGCACCTCCTGATTGGGGGAGCAACAAATTCGGGTAAAAGTGTTGGACTGAGCACAATTATTTCTAGCCTTATCTACCGAAACACACCCAAAGACCTCCGAATGGTGCTCATCGACCCTAAACGTGTGGAATTATCGCTATTTGAAGGAATTCCTCACTTGATGTGTCCTGTAGTCAAATCGGCCAAAGTCGTTCCAGGCATCCTACGCTCAGTTGTCAAGGAGATGGATAAACGATACGATACGTTGGCACGCGCAGGCGCTCGCAATATCGATAGTTTTAACGAGAAAGTGTCCGACAACGAAAAACTGCCTTACATCGTGGTGGTTATTGATGAACTCGCTGACCTGATGATGCAATCTGCTGCCGAAGTCGAGACCACCATTTGCCGCATTGCTCAACTAGCCAGAGCAACAGGTATTCATCTTATTATTGCCACTCAACGTCCCTCGGTTGATGTCATCACTGGAACGATTAAGGCTAATATCTCATCCCGAATTGCTTTTGCGGTCGCCTCCCAAGTTGACAGTCGAACGATTTTGGATATGTCTGGAGCCGATCGACTAATTGGTCGAGGCGATATGCTCTTTATGCCAATTGATGCCGCAAAACCGCTTAGAATTCAAGGGTGCTATGTTTCCGATACCGAGATTAACGCTTTAGTCGAATTCTGGAAAGAACAGGAAACGCCTGTTTATACGCTCACTGCAACAGAAACGAATAATGAACGCGAAGATGTCGTTGACGAAGAGGAAGATGAGATATACCCCCAGGCAATCCGCCTCGTTGTAAGCAACGGTCAGGCATCGACATCGATGCTTCAAAGGCGTTTCCGAATTGGTTATGGAAGAGCCGCCCGACTGCTCGATATTATGGAACGTAGGGGAATTGTCGGACCTCTTGACGGCCCGCGGCCTCGTGAGATTTTAATTAGTCGAATGGAAGCTGAGGAGATCCTTAGTGGAAGAGGCTCCTACGGCGATACCAATTAG
- a CDS encoding UbiX family flavin prenyltransferase encodes MSTGRLVVGMTGASGSIYGLRFLKYASEHYNEVYVITSEEALQVISYETECSVNRHNLSSKTLLGDDLPQLKFLSPSDYFSPPASGSFNHDGMVIIPCTAGTAGRIANGVSDDLMIRSADVCLKEGRKLILVVRETPLSLIHLRNLTQLAEAGATIIPASPSFYNKPKTIEALADTVIARVLQNLGVNQSIIPEWQAKN; translated from the coding sequence ATGAGTACTGGCAGATTAGTCGTTGGAATGACAGGGGCAAGCGGGTCTATCTACGGGCTACGCTTTCTAAAGTACGCTTCAGAACACTACAATGAAGTCTATGTTATCACTTCAGAAGAAGCGCTTCAAGTCATAAGTTATGAAACAGAATGTAGCGTCAATCGCCACAACCTCTCCAGTAAAACATTACTCGGTGATGATTTACCTCAACTTAAATTTTTATCTCCCAGCGATTATTTCAGTCCCCCGGCCAGCGGATCGTTTAACCATGATGGGATGGTGATTATCCCCTGCACTGCCGGCACTGCCGGGCGTATCGCAAATGGGGTTTCAGATGATTTAATGATCCGATCAGCCGATGTTTGTCTAAAAGAAGGCCGAAAACTAATTCTGGTAGTCCGTGAAACGCCATTGAGCTTAATTCACTTACGTAACCTAACCCAATTAGCAGAAGCGGGCGCAACGATTATCCCCGCAAGCCCATCTTTCTACAACAAGCCTAAAACCATCGAAGCCCTTGCTGATACCGTTATCGCGCGTGTGCTGCAAAATTTAGGCGTCAATCAATCAATCATCCCTGAATGGCAAGCGAAGAACTAA